Part of the Methylorubrum populi genome is shown below.
CGGTTCACCGCGCGGATCTCGACGCAGACGCGGGGGCGGCGCGCGGCGACGCCGATCATCAGAACCGCGCTCGGCCTCTTCGCCAGGACCGGAGCGAGCTGCGTATCGAGGGCACCGTAACGGGTGTTGAGCACGAGGCAGTCCGGCGCCTCCCCGAGGATGCGGCGCAGATGCGGCGACGCCGCCAGCCGCCGCGCGAGGCGCCCACTCGGATTGTCGGGCACGGTCGGAAACGGACCGAATCCCGTGATGAGCAGGCGGCTCACAGACCGATCAGCGCGGCGATCGCATCCGCACCGGCGGCGGGCGAATGCTCGCCGCCGGCGACCGCTCGCTCGGCGTCGGCGGTCGCTTGGCGCACCTCGGCGCTCCCGACGAGGCGCTGGTGCAGACGCTCGTGGACCAGCGCCCACATCCATTTCACGTCCTGCTCGCGCCGCTTCCTGGCGATCTCGCCGGTCGCCGTCAGCTTGGCGCGATGGTCCTCGATGCGGGACCAGAGAGAATCGAGCCCCTTTCCGTGAAGGCCGGAGATCGTGACGACCGGCGGCGTCCAAGTGGCGGAGGGCGGCGTCAGGATGTGGAGCGCGGCACGGTACTCGGAGGCGGCCGCGTTGGCGCGGCGCTCGCCCTCGCCGTCATCGGCCTTGTTGACCGCGATCATGTCGGCGAGTTCGAGGATGCCCTTCTTGATGCCCTGCAGCTCGTCGCCCGCGCCCGGCAGCATCAGCACGAGGAAGAAGTCGGTCAGGTCCGCCACCGCCGTCTCGGACTGGCCGACACCGACCGTCTCGACGAGGATCACGTCGAAGCCGGCCGCCTCGCACAACAGCATCGTCTCGCGGGTCTTGGCCGCGACACCGCCCAGCGTGCCTGAGGAGGGCGAGGGCCGAATGAAGGCGTTGCGGTCGATGGCGAGCCGCGCCATCCGCGTCTTGTCGCCGAGGATCGAGCCGCCAGTGCGGGTCGAGGACGGGTCCACCGCCAGCACCGCCACCTTGTGCCCGGCCTGCGTCAGCAGCGAGCCCAGCGCATCGATCGTGGTCGATTTGCCGACACCGGGCACTCCGGTGATGCCGACCCTGATCGCCCGCCCGGTCTGCGGCAGCACGGCATCGATCAGGTCACGCACCGCCGCCCGGTGATCGGCCCGGCGCGACTCGGCGAGGGTAATGGCACGCGCGAGCGCCGCCCGGTCGCCGGCCAGAAGCCGCTCGCGGATGTGATCCATGTCGGGAAGGGTCGCGCTCATCGCTCCTTCATGCCGGGGCCGCGGGCGGGCGTCGAGTGCTCAAAATCCCAATCGTGCCCCGCCACGGCCAAGATCATGCGCGAGGAAGGAGCGCCCGGCACCGGCCTGCCACCGGAACGGGATTTTTCGGGGATCCGAAACCGCTCATGCAGCCCTCCGACGCCACCCGCCGCTCCCTCCTGCGCCTGATCGGCCTGGCCGGCGTGGCCGGCCTCTCCCCCGCCCTGTCGGCCTGCGTCATGGACGGACTCGCCACCGGCACCGTCGGCGAGACGCAGTCGGCGCTCGACGTGAGCCCGGTGCTCCTCGTCGCCACGACCCGCCGTCCAGCCTCCGGAAATCCGCCCAAGGCGCCGTTTTTCGGCTCCGAGCGCGGGAGGGGCCTGAGCTTCGCCGAGGCGCGCATGTCGGCGCCGGACCGCTCGTTGATCGGCAAGGTCTCGGCGGTGGTGGGCGGCGACTGGGGCGTCCGCTCCGTCGGCGAGGTCACGACCGGTCCCGGCGCCGCGGCTGCCTTCGCGCAGTCGGCCTTCGGCCGCGACGTGCTGATCTACGTCCACGGATACCGCGAGAGCTTCGAATCGGCGGCGATCAGCGCCGCCCGCCTCTCGGACGGGATCCGCTTCAACGGCGCCTCGGCGCTGTTCACCTGGCCCTCGGCCGCGGCGACCTTCGATTACGGCTACGACCGCGAGAGCGCCCTGTGGTCCCGCGACGCCTTCGAGGATCTTCTGAAGACCGTGGCGACCACGCCGAGCGGCGGGCGCATCCACATCGTCGCCCACTCGATGGGCACGCTCCTCACGCTGGAGACGCTGCGCATGCTGCGGGTCGAGGCGGGCGAGGCGGCCGTCGCGCGGATCGGCGCGGTGGTGCTCGCCGCGCCCGACATCGATATCGACCTGTTCGCCAACGGCGTCGAGCGCCTGGGGCCGGACGCCAAGCGCATCACCGTCATCTCGGCCACAAACGACCGAGCGCTCGAACTGTCGGGCGCGATCGCCGGCGGCGTCGTCCGCGCGGGCGCCGCCGACCGGGAGCGCCTGGAAGCGCTCGGCGTGCGCGTGGCCGACGCGTCGGATTACGGCGGTGGCCTCTTCAACCACGACCTGTTCCTCTCGAACCGCGAGGTGCAGGCCGTTGTGAAGCGCGCCATCGCCCGGGGAAGCAGCGGCGCGTGATGGCGCGCAGACACCCATCGACGAATCCGGTTCCGGCGTCCTACAAGCGCCGCCGAACCCGGCCAGTCCGGTCCGGGTTTTCCGCGCAGGCCGCCCGCCGGCCCGCGGCACTCTTTCCCTCTTCCGAGGACGTTCCCGATGTTCACGCTCGAGATCGACGGCACGGCGATCGCGGTCATCAACGGCGACGAGGCGACCGCCCGCGACCTGTTCACCTGCGACGGCTTCAAGGAGGACATCCGGACGATGACGACCGCCGGCCGTCCGATCTGGAACGGCACCGCGGCGCTCACCGTGCGCCCGTCCACGGAGGACGAGGTCGAGGAGTTCGAGGATGCACTCGCGGCCGATGACGGCGAGGGCGATTTCGAGCCCGACGAGCATCACGCCGCCGAGGGCGACGGCTCGGACGACGAGGAAGAAGCCGACATCGTCTTCCTCATCGATATCGACGACGAGGACGAGGATCAGCCGCACGACGCGTGAGCGCCTGACCCGTCGGCCACGAGGCCGACGGGCTGACGCCTCATCTCCGATCCGGCTGAGCGCTTCGGGCCGGCCGCGCGGTGTCCGCTCTGATCGAGCGGACACCGTTTCATCCCTCCCGCACCACCTGCATCGACGTGCCGCTCGATTCCGCCGCGCGGATCGGCTCGCAGCGTCCGCCGAGATGGCGGGCCAGGAAGTCCTCAGCACGGGCGAAGAAGGCGAGGCGGTTGGCCGGGCGCACGAGGCCGTGGCCTTCGTCCGGGAACAGCAGGTAGGTCACCGGGATGCCGCCCCGCTCCATCGCCGCGACCATCTGGTCGGATTCGTCCTTCTTCACCCGCGGATCGTTGGCCCCCTGAACGATCAGCAGCGGCGCCTTGATCCGATCGGCGAAGTAGACCGGCGAGCGCTCGCGGATCAGGGCCATTCCTTCTTCGGTGTCGGGATCGCCGATCGCGCGGTGAAGCTGCGCCCGCATCGCCTCCCAATAGGGCGGGATCGTTCGAACCAGCGTTTCGAGATTGGACGGGCCGACGAGGTCGATGCCGCAGGCATAGGCGTCCGGATTGCGCGTCAGGGCCATCAGCGTGGCGTAGCCGCCGTAGCTCCCGCCCATGATCGCGACGCGGGCCGGGTCGGCCACGCCCTCGGCCACCGCCCAGGCGACGGCATCGCTGAGGTCGTCGTCCATCCGCCTTCCCCATTCGCGGTCGCCCGCGTTGACGAAGGACTTCCCGAAACCGATGGAAGAGCGGAAGTTGACGCTGAGCGCGGAATAGCCGCGGTTGGCCAGCCATTGGTGGATCGCGTCGAAGCCGAAGCTGTCGCGTCCCCACGGCCCGCCATGGACGAGCAGCACCAGCGGCCCCGGCGCCCGCGCATCGATCGGGCGGGTAAGGTAGGAGACGAGTTCGAGCCCGTCGCGGGAGCGTATGATCGCCGGGCTCATCGGCGCCAGAGGCGCGCCCTCCAGTTCCGGCCGGGCACTGCCCAGGGAGCGCAGGCTCTTCGCGCGGCGGTCGTAGATCGCGGCCTCGCCGACGCGGGTGTCGGAGCGAGCGACGACGATCCAGAGGGAATCGTCCTCGGTTCGGCTCGCCGGATACCAGTCTCCGAGCCCCTGGGTTTCGAGAAAGGCGAAGTCGTCGGCGAAGCGCGGGTCGAGCACGTGCCAGGACTTGCGGGCGTGGGTGACCGAGTAGGCCACGGGCTCGTGCGTCTCGGCATCCTGCAG
Proteins encoded:
- the meaB gene encoding methylmalonyl Co-A mutase-associated GTPase MeaB, producing MSATLPDMDHIRERLLAGDRAALARAITLAESRRADHRAAVRDLIDAVLPQTGRAIRVGITGVPGVGKSTTIDALGSLLTQAGHKVAVLAVDPSSTRTGGSILGDKTRMARLAIDRNAFIRPSPSSGTLGGVAAKTRETMLLCEAAGFDVILVETVGVGQSETAVADLTDFFLVLMLPGAGDELQGIKKGILELADMIAVNKADDGEGERRANAAASEYRAALHILTPPSATWTPPVVTISGLHGKGLDSLWSRIEDHRAKLTATGEIARKRREQDVKWMWALVHERLHQRLVGSAEVRQATADAERAVAGGEHSPAAGADAIAALIGL
- a CDS encoding alpha/beta hydrolase; translation: MQPSDATRRSLLRLIGLAGVAGLSPALSACVMDGLATGTVGETQSALDVSPVLLVATTRRPASGNPPKAPFFGSERGRGLSFAEARMSAPDRSLIGKVSAVVGGDWGVRSVGEVTTGPGAAAAFAQSAFGRDVLIYVHGYRESFESAAISAARLSDGIRFNGASALFTWPSAAATFDYGYDRESALWSRDAFEDLLKTVATTPSGGRIHIVAHSMGTLLTLETLRMLRVEAGEAAVARIGAVVLAAPDIDIDLFANGVERLGPDAKRITVISATNDRALELSGAIAGGVVRAGAADRERLEALGVRVADASDYGGGLFNHDLFLSNREVQAVVKRAIARGSSGA
- a CDS encoding S9 family peptidase translates to MVDLIPREHLFGNPTRYGHQISPDGRRLGWVAPFEGVLNIWSAPIDDLDAAAPVTTDRRRGIDAYAFAYDGRHLLYVQDADGDENHHLYVVDLDTGERRDLTPIPGIAAAIVGLSRIVRDRVLVAINDRDPRFHDIHSIDLATGERRLVAENPGFLGFLIDERYAVRFAFRNRPDGSSELLAPDGTNWKPWLTFPPEDARVSGAENLDAAGTALFCRDSRGRDTAALTRIDLATGEIRVLAAHDEADIGAVLQDAETHEPVAYSVTHARKSWHVLDPRFADDFAFLETQGLGDWYPASRTEDDSLWIVVARSDTRVGEAAIYDRRAKSLRSLGSARPELEGAPLAPMSPAIIRSRDGLELVSYLTRPIDARAPGPLVLLVHGGPWGRDSFGFDAIHQWLANRGYSALSVNFRSSIGFGKSFVNAGDREWGRRMDDDLSDAVAWAVAEGVADPARVAIMGGSYGGYATLMALTRNPDAYACGIDLVGPSNLETLVRTIPPYWEAMRAQLHRAIGDPDTEEGMALIRERSPVYFADRIKAPLLIVQGANDPRVKKDESDQMVAAMERGGIPVTYLLFPDEGHGLVRPANRLAFFARAEDFLARHLGGRCEPIRAAESSGTSMQVVREG